Proteins encoded together in one Deinococcus hopiensis KR-140 window:
- a CDS encoding adenylate kinase: MTQPRNKVVIFLGPPGAGKGTQAERLAREEGLTKISTGDILRDHVARETELGQRVRPLLDAGQLVPDDILIALIRAYLAEMEPVRVIFDGFPRTGAQAQALDMLLEELGAPVTAAPLLEVPDELLIERIVERGRQAAARGEAVRSDDTEEVARRRQQVYREQTQPLIDYYAARGHLRQVDGVGTMDEVYARIRQALG, encoded by the coding sequence ATGACTCAACCCAGGAACAAAGTCGTGATTTTTCTCGGTCCGCCCGGCGCGGGCAAGGGCACGCAGGCCGAGCGCCTCGCCCGCGAGGAGGGACTGACCAAGATCAGCACCGGTGACATTCTGCGCGACCACGTCGCCCGGGAAACTGAATTGGGACAGCGGGTCAGGCCTCTCCTGGACGCGGGTCAGCTCGTGCCCGACGATATTCTCATCGCCCTGATTCGCGCCTATCTGGCAGAGATGGAGCCGGTCCGGGTGATTTTCGATGGGTTTCCCCGAACGGGCGCCCAGGCCCAGGCCCTGGATATGCTGCTTGAAGAATTGGGCGCTCCCGTAACGGCGGCCCCCCTGCTGGAAGTGCCCGACGAGCTGCTGATCGAACGCATCGTGGAGCGCGGACGGCAGGCGGCGGCACGCGGCGAGGCCGTGCGCAGCGACGACACCGAGGAGGTGGCCCGCAGGCGCCAGCAGGTGTACCGCGAGCAGACCCAGCCCTTGATTGACTACTACGCGGCGCGTGGCCACCTGCGTCAGGTAGACGGTGTGGGCACCATGGACGAGGTGTATGCCCGCATCCGGCAGGCGCTGGGTTAA
- the secY gene encoding preprotein translocase subunit SecY, with amino-acid sequence MLRAFRDAFRIPELRRKIVFTLLLLAIYRLGSTIPTPGVNTAALEKATSGGGLFGLIGLISGGNLSQFSIFALGVLPYITASIVVQLLTTTIPALEKLSKEGEEGRKKINQYTRYAAIALGTAQALFFSLYITSNAQYIAVGWDPGLFTILVMVLTQVAGIAFAMWLGERITEVGVGNGISLIITAGIIARYPVEIKGTADLLRTGKVDLFPLLAFIAVILVTIAGIVYVYQGERRVPVTYARARGGAPTGAARNLGGQATWLPIKVNQAGVIPVIFASAMLIIPNLISSATATRAPGVNAFIQTYLTSGSPWYLALEALLIFGFTYLYNSVQFDPKRISEQLREAGGFIPGVRPGTPTADFLGGISGRLSLWGAVFLVVLTLIPQIVQRATGINTFQFSGTGLLIIVGVALETLKQLEAQLTVRRYDGFISKGRIRGRLPN; translated from the coding sequence ATGCTGCGCGCCTTCCGCGACGCATTCCGGATTCCGGAACTCCGGCGGAAGATTGTCTTTACCCTGCTGCTGCTGGCCATTTACCGCCTCGGAAGCACCATCCCCACCCCGGGCGTGAATACGGCAGCCTTGGAGAAGGCCACCTCAGGGGGTGGCCTCTTCGGGTTGATCGGCCTGATTTCAGGGGGCAATCTCTCGCAGTTTTCGATTTTTGCGCTTGGTGTGCTGCCGTACATCACGGCCAGCATCGTCGTGCAGCTCCTGACCACCACCATTCCCGCGCTGGAAAAGCTCAGCAAGGAAGGGGAGGAAGGGCGCAAGAAGATCAACCAGTACACCCGCTACGCAGCCATTGCGCTGGGCACCGCGCAGGCGCTGTTTTTCTCGCTCTACATCACGAGTAACGCGCAGTACATCGCCGTGGGCTGGGACCCGGGGCTTTTTACCATTCTGGTGATGGTGCTGACGCAGGTGGCGGGCATCGCCTTTGCCATGTGGCTGGGTGAGCGCATCACCGAAGTCGGCGTGGGCAACGGCATCAGCCTGATCATCACGGCGGGGATCATCGCCCGCTACCCCGTGGAGATCAAGGGGACGGCCGACCTGTTGCGTACGGGGAAGGTGGACCTGTTTCCCCTGCTCGCATTTATCGCGGTGATCCTCGTGACCATTGCGGGCATCGTGTACGTGTACCAGGGCGAACGCCGGGTGCCCGTCACCTACGCGCGTGCTCGGGGGGGAGCCCCCACAGGGGCCGCCCGCAACCTGGGTGGACAGGCCACCTGGTTGCCCATCAAGGTCAACCAGGCGGGCGTGATTCCGGTCATCTTCGCCTCGGCCATGCTGATTATCCCCAACCTGATCAGCAGCGCCACGGCCACCCGCGCGCCGGGCGTCAACGCCTTTATCCAGACGTACCTCACGTCGGGTAGTCCGTGGTATCTGGCGCTCGAAGCGCTGCTGATCTTTGGGTTCACGTACCTATACAACAGCGTGCAATTCGATCCCAAGCGCATCAGCGAGCAGCTGCGGGAGGCCGGTGGGTTTATCCCTGGCGTTCGACCCGGTACGCCCACCGCCGATTTCCTGGGCGGCATCAGCGGTCGCCTCAGCCTCTGGGGGGCGGTTTTCCTGGTGGTTCTCACCCTGATTCCGCAGATCGTGCAGCGGGCAACAGGCATCAACACCTTCCAGTTCAGCGGCACCGGCCTGCTGATTATCGTGGGGGTGGCGCTCGAAACGCTGAAGCAGCTTGAAGCGCAGCTCACGGTGCGGCGCTACGACGGTTTTATCTCCAAGGGCCGCATTCGTGGCCGCCTCCCCAACTGA
- the rplO gene encoding 50S ribosomal protein L15 — protein sequence MKLHELTPAPGSRKNRKRVGRGPGGTDKTAGRGHKGQKSRSGAGKGSFFEGGRSTLISRLPKRGFNNVGTTYEVINLAQLEGVEGETLDRAALELAGLVRRKNRPLKLLGRGEITRAVTVHVDAASEAAVKAVEAAGGRVILSSASSETAEQAE from the coding sequence GTGAAGCTCCACGAACTGACGCCCGCTCCGGGCAGCCGCAAGAACCGCAAGCGCGTGGGTCGTGGTCCCGGCGGGACCGACAAGACGGCCGGCCGCGGCCACAAGGGCCAGAAGTCGCGCAGCGGCGCGGGTAAGGGCTCGTTCTTCGAGGGCGGCCGCAGCACGCTGATCTCGAGGCTGCCCAAGCGCGGCTTCAACAACGTCGGCACGACCTACGAAGTTATCAACCTCGCCCAGCTCGAAGGCGTCGAGGGGGAGACCCTGGACCGTGCGGCGCTGGAACTCGCGGGCCTGGTGCGCCGCAAGAACCGTCCCCTCAAGCTCCTGGGCCGTGGCGAGATTACCCGCGCCGTAACAGTGCACGTGGACGCAGCCAGTGAGGCCGCTGTCAAAGCCGTGGAAGCGGCGGGCGGCAGGGTCATTCTGAGCAGCGCCAGCAGCGAAACCGCCGAGCAGGCCGAGTAA
- the rpmD gene encoding 50S ribosomal protein L30: MTTSTVKVTLKRSVIGRPRYQVETVKALGLRKIGDSRELVDTPVTRGMIKTVLHLVEVEA, translated from the coding sequence ATGACGACCAGCACCGTCAAGGTCACCCTGAAGCGCAGCGTAATCGGCCGTCCCCGCTACCAAGTGGAGACCGTCAAGGCGCTCGGCCTGAGGAAGATCGGCGACAGCCGTGAACTGGTAGACACGCCCGTAACGCGCGGCATGATCAAGACCGTTTTGCACCTGGTGGAGGTGGAAGCGTGA
- the rpsE gene encoding 30S ribosomal protein S5, with protein sequence MTFNRRNDRERESSEFEEKMLFVNRTSKTYQGGRRFRFAALVILGDRNGRVGMGIGKAKEVPVAIEKAKAIARKNMITVPVENGTIPHDIVGENSTSRVLLKPAGPGTGVIAGTVPRSIAELAGITNLLSKELGSRNKVNVAYAVFDGLKNLRTAKQVRAMRGTVAAPAAAQAAPAGGAQ encoded by the coding sequence TTGACTTTTAACCGTCGCAATGACCGCGAGCGGGAGAGCAGCGAATTCGAAGAGAAGATGCTGTTCGTCAACCGCACGTCCAAGACCTACCAGGGTGGACGCCGCTTCCGCTTCGCCGCGCTCGTAATTCTGGGTGACCGCAACGGTCGCGTCGGGATGGGTATCGGCAAGGCCAAGGAAGTGCCCGTCGCCATCGAGAAGGCCAAGGCGATCGCGCGCAAGAACATGATCACCGTGCCTGTGGAAAACGGCACCATTCCCCACGACATCGTCGGTGAGAACAGCACCAGCCGCGTGCTGCTCAAGCCCGCCGGCCCCGGTACGGGCGTGATCGCGGGCACCGTGCCCCGTTCCATCGCCGAACTTGCCGGTATCACCAACCTGCTGTCCAAGGAACTCGGCAGCCGCAACAAGGTCAACGTGGCCTACGCGGTGTTTGATGGCCTGAAGAACCTCCGCACCGCCAAGCAGGTTCGCGCGATGCGCGGTACCGTGGCGGCTCCCGCTGCAGCGCAGGCTGCACCCGCTGGAGGTGCGCAATGA
- the rplR gene encoding 50S ribosomal protein L18 has product MANQTTVRRKLRARRKVRVAAGERLRLSVFRSSKHIYAQIIDDASGKTLAAASSSALKTGSKTDTASAVGKALAEAAAAKGVKQVVFDRGQYKYHGRVKALAEAAREGGLDF; this is encoded by the coding sequence ATGGCGAACCAGACCACTGTGCGCCGCAAGCTGCGCGCCCGCCGCAAGGTCCGGGTGGCCGCCGGCGAGCGTCTGCGCCTGAGCGTGTTCCGCTCCAGCAAGCACATCTACGCCCAGATTATCGACGACGCTTCGGGCAAGACGCTGGCTGCCGCCAGCAGCAGCGCGTTGAAGACGGGCAGCAAGACCGATACCGCCAGCGCGGTGGGCAAGGCCTTGGCCGAAGCCGCCGCTGCCAAGGGTGTCAAGCAGGTCGTATTCGACCGCGGCCAGTACAAGTACCACGGCCGGGTAAAAGCGCTCGCGGAAGCGGCGCGGGAGGGTGGCCTTGACTTTTAA
- the rplF gene encoding 50S ribosomal protein L6 yields MSRIGKQPIAVPSGVTVSAQDGVFQVKGPKGELTVPYNPALNIQNDNGQLLVTRPSDRQEHRALHGLTRTLVANAVKGVSDGFTINLELRGVGYRAKMTGKNLEMTIGYSHPVIIEPPAGVTFTVPEPTRIDVSGIDKQLVGQVAANVRKVRKPDAYHGKGVRFVGEQIALKAGKAGATGGKGKK; encoded by the coding sequence ATGTCCCGCATCGGTAAACAACCCATCGCCGTGCCCAGCGGCGTGACCGTGAGCGCGCAGGACGGCGTGTTTCAGGTCAAGGGGCCCAAGGGGGAACTGACCGTTCCCTACAACCCGGCCTTGAACATCCAGAACGACAACGGGCAGCTGCTCGTGACGCGCCCCAGTGACCGCCAGGAGCACCGCGCCCTGCACGGCCTGACCCGCACCCTCGTCGCCAACGCCGTCAAGGGCGTCAGCGACGGCTTCACCATCAACCTCGAACTGCGCGGCGTCGGTTACCGCGCGAAGATGACCGGCAAGAACCTCGAGATGACCATCGGCTACAGCCACCCGGTCATCATTGAGCCGCCTGCCGGCGTCACCTTCACTGTGCCCGAGCCTACCCGCATCGACGTGTCCGGTATCGACAAGCAGCTCGTCGGTCAGGTGGCGGCCAACGTCCGCAAAGTCCGTAAGCCCGACGCCTACCACGGCAAGGGTGTGCGCTTCGTCGGTGAGCAGATTGCCCTCAAGGCCGGTAAGGCCGGAGCCACGGGCGGGAAAGGGAAGAAGTAA
- the rpsH gene encoding 30S ribosomal protein S8, with product MLSDPIADMLTRIRNATRTHKETVDIPASNFKEQLARLLVQEGYVQSVERTRPEGQKFDVLRVTLKYGAKREQVIKHIERISRPGRRAYVSAENLPRIQRGLGLAVVSTSKGLLPDREARKQGVGGEVICVLW from the coding sequence ATGCTGAGTGATCCCATCGCCGACATGCTCACGCGTATCCGCAACGCGACGCGCACCCACAAGGAGACCGTGGACATCCCGGCCTCCAACTTCAAGGAGCAGCTCGCCCGCCTGCTGGTGCAGGAAGGCTACGTGCAGAGCGTGGAGCGTACCCGTCCTGAAGGCCAGAAGTTCGACGTGCTGCGCGTCACCCTGAAGTACGGGGCCAAGCGTGAGCAGGTCATCAAGCACATTGAGCGCATCAGCCGCCCCGGCCGCCGCGCGTACGTCAGCGCCGAGAACCTGCCCCGCATCCAGCGGGGCCTGGGCCTCGCCGTGGTCTCGACGAGCAAGGGCCTGCTGCCCGACCGCGAAGCCCGCAAACAGGGCGTCGGCGGCGAAGTCATCTGCGTCCTCTGGTAA
- a CDS encoding type Z 30S ribosomal protein S14, which produces MANTSKVVKAARGHKFAVQNYNRCSRCGRARGYYRFFGMCRICIRELAHKGELPGVKKASW; this is translated from the coding sequence ATGGCGAATACCTCTAAAGTTGTAAAGGCGGCGCGCGGCCACAAGTTTGCCGTGCAGAACTACAACCGTTGCAGCCGCTGCGGCCGTGCGCGCGGGTACTACCGCTTCTTCGGTATGTGCCGCATCTGCATCCGTGAGCTGGCCCACAAGGGTGAACTGCCCGGCGTGAAAAAGGCCAGCTGGTAA
- the rplE gene encoding 50S ribosomal protein L5 produces MQTLKTKYNEQVRPALMGQFGYSSVMAVPRIEKIVINEGLGSAKEDSKAIDKAARELALITLQKPIVTKAKKSISNFKLRQGMPVGVKVTLRNERMYVFLEKLINIGLPRIRDFRGINPNAFDGRGNYNLGIKEQLIFPEITYDMVDKVRGMDITIVTTAKTDEEARALLQAMGLPFRK; encoded by the coding sequence ATGCAGACCCTCAAGACCAAGTACAACGAGCAGGTGCGCCCGGCGCTGATGGGCCAGTTCGGCTACTCCAGCGTCATGGCCGTGCCCCGCATCGAGAAGATCGTGATCAACGAGGGCCTCGGCTCCGCCAAGGAAGACAGCAAGGCCATCGACAAGGCCGCGCGCGAACTCGCGCTGATCACCCTGCAAAAGCCCATTGTCACCAAGGCCAAAAAGAGCATCTCCAACTTCAAGCTCCGCCAAGGAATGCCCGTGGGCGTGAAGGTCACGCTGCGCAACGAGCGCATGTACGTGTTCCTGGAAAAGCTGATCAACATCGGCTTGCCCCGCATCCGCGACTTCCGCGGCATCAATCCCAACGCCTTTGACGGCCGTGGCAACTACAACCTCGGCATCAAGGAGCAGCTGATCTTCCCCGAGATCACCTATGATATGGTCGACAAGGTACGCGGCATGGACATCACCATCGTGACCACCGCGAAAACCGACGAAGAAGCCCGTGCGCTCCTCCAGGCGATGGGTCTCCCGTTCCGCAAGTAA
- the rplX gene encoding 50S ribosomal protein L24, producing the protein MPRPSAGSHHSDKLHVKKGDTVVVRSGKHKGQTGKVLLALPREAKVVVEGVNLVTKHVKPSQSNPQGGIEQREGALHASKVSIVDPETGKATRIRKQIVDGKKVRVAVASGKVID; encoded by the coding sequence ATGCCCCGTCCCAGCGCTGGAAGCCACCACAGCGACAAGCTGCACGTCAAAAAGGGCGACACCGTGGTCGTGCGCAGCGGCAAGCACAAGGGCCAGACCGGTAAGGTCCTGCTCGCGCTGCCCCGCGAGGCCAAGGTCGTGGTCGAGGGCGTAAACCTCGTCACCAAGCACGTCAAACCCTCGCAGAGCAACCCCCAGGGCGGCATCGAGCAGCGTGAAGGCGCGCTGCACGCCTCCAAGGTGTCGATCGTGGACCCCGAGACCGGCAAGGCCACCCGTATCCGCAAGCAGATCGTCGACGGCAAGAAGGTTCGCGTCGCGGTGGCGAGCGGCAAAGTCATCGACTGA
- the rplN gene encoding 50S ribosomal protein L14 has translation MIMPQSRLDVADNSGAREIMCIRVLNSGIGGKGLTTGGGGNKRYAHVGDIIVASVKDAAPRGAVKAGDVVKAVVVRTSHAIKRADGSTIRFDKNAAVIINNQGEPRGTRVFGPVARELRDRRFMKIVSLAPEVL, from the coding sequence ATGATCATGCCCCAGTCCCGCCTCGACGTGGCGGACAACAGCGGTGCGCGCGAGATCATGTGCATCCGCGTGCTGAACAGCGGCATCGGCGGCAAGGGCCTGACCACGGGCGGCGGCGGCAACAAGCGCTACGCCCACGTGGGTGACATCATCGTCGCCTCGGTCAAGGACGCGGCTCCCCGCGGCGCCGTCAAGGCCGGCGACGTGGTGAAGGCCGTGGTCGTGCGCACCAGCCACGCAATCAAGCGTGCCGACGGCAGCACCATCCGCTTCGACAAGAACGCCGCCGTTATCATCAACAACCAGGGCGAGCCCCGCGGCACGCGCGTGTTCGGGCCGGTGGCCCGCGAGCTGCGCGACCGCCGCTTCATGAAGATCGTGTCCCTGGCCCCGGAGGTGCTGTAA
- the rpsQ gene encoding 30S ribosomal protein S17 has product MKKTFTGVVVSDKADKTVSVKVERRFMHPLYGKVVTRSQKYAAHDETNEYKIGDRVEIIAVRPISKTKTWKVTKLIERPRGIETTAVETEGGQQ; this is encoded by the coding sequence ATGAAAAAGACCTTCACGGGCGTCGTGGTAAGCGACAAGGCCGACAAGACGGTCAGCGTCAAGGTCGAGCGCCGCTTCATGCACCCCCTTTACGGTAAGGTCGTGACCCGCAGCCAAAAGTACGCGGCCCACGACGAGACGAACGAGTACAAGATCGGTGACCGCGTGGAGATCATCGCGGTGCGCCCGATCAGCAAGACCAAGACCTGGAAGGTCACCAAGCTCATCGAGCGTCCCCGCGGCATCGAGACGACGGCTGTGGAGACCGAAGGCGGTCAACAATGA
- the rpmC gene encoding 50S ribosomal protein L29, whose amino-acid sequence MKPSDMRNLADADFAKEIEARKKELMELRFQVAMGNLAQPHRVRELRREVAQLNTIRSEQSRAARVGSAQSGEQQ is encoded by the coding sequence ATGAAGCCCAGTGACATGCGCAACCTGGCGGACGCCGATTTCGCCAAGGAGATTGAGGCGCGCAAGAAGGAACTGATGGAGCTGCGGTTCCAGGTGGCCATGGGCAACCTGGCCCAACCGCACCGCGTGCGTGAGCTGCGCCGTGAAGTGGCTCAGCTCAACACCATCCGCAGCGAGCAGAGCCGCGCCGCCCGCGTGGGCAGCGCCCAGTCGGGAGAGCAGCAATGA
- the rplP gene encoding 50S ribosomal protein L16, whose translation MLLPKRTKYRKQMRGRMTGDTKGGDYVAFGDYGLVALEPAWIRSNQIEACRIVMSRHFRRGGKIYIRIFPDKPVTKKPAETRMGKGKGAVEYWVSVVKPGRVMFEVSGVTEEQAKEAFRLAGHKLPISTKMVKREVYDEAQ comes from the coding sequence ATGCTTCTTCCGAAGCGCACCAAGTACCGCAAGCAGATGCGCGGCCGCATGACCGGCGATACCAAGGGCGGCGATTACGTCGCGTTCGGTGACTACGGCCTCGTGGCCCTGGAACCCGCCTGGATCCGCTCGAACCAGATCGAGGCGTGCCGCATCGTGATGAGCCGCCATTTCCGCCGCGGCGGTAAGATCTACATCCGCATCTTCCCCGACAAGCCCGTTACCAAGAAGCCCGCTGAAACCCGAATGGGTAAGGGTAAGGGTGCTGTGGAGTACTGGGTCAGCGTGGTCAAGCCCGGCCGCGTGATGTTCGAGGTCTCCGGCGTGACCGAGGAGCAGGCGAAGGAAGCCTTCCGCCTGGCCGGCCACAAGCTGCCCATCAGCACCAAGATGGTCAAGCGCGAGGTGTACGATGAAGCCCAGTGA